One genomic region from Candidatus Defluviilinea gracilis encodes:
- the plsX gene encoding phosphate acyltransferase PlsX: protein MTRIVVDAMGSDNYPTPDVLGAVDAAREYSVEIILTGDASRIQPLLDSNHAATLPIRVVHAPETLTMKDKGEDLVMKARHKDAQNSMAVGYDLVKNGEADAFVTMGNTGAAMVTALFRLGRIRGVDRPALAGPIPTANGIAILLDLGANPDCKPENLVQFGIMGSVYSERVRGVKNPRVGLVSNGEEAGKGSELVKVAHVLLADSNLNFVGNIEGKELFGGHADVAVADGFTGNVLLKSSEAVAKLLVDKIRESIKGGGPLTLLGGALIRPAMGKVRKLLDPAEEGAAPLLGVNGLAFIGHGRSDAFAIKNAIRVAKEAAESKVLDAMKSAIEESLKK, encoded by the coding sequence ATGACGCGAATCGTAGTAGATGCCATGGGGAGCGACAATTACCCAACGCCGGATGTGCTTGGCGCGGTGGACGCGGCGCGCGAATACAGCGTGGAAATTATCTTGACGGGAGACGCTTCGCGGATTCAGCCTCTGCTTGATTCTAACCATGCGGCGACTCTACCCATCCGCGTCGTTCACGCGCCCGAAACGTTGACCATGAAAGATAAAGGCGAAGACCTCGTGATGAAAGCACGGCATAAGGACGCGCAAAATTCGATGGCGGTCGGCTACGATCTCGTGAAAAACGGCGAAGCCGACGCGTTCGTTACCATGGGCAACACCGGCGCGGCAATGGTCACGGCGCTGTTCAGGCTCGGCAGGATCAGAGGCGTGGATCGGCCCGCGCTGGCGGGTCCAATTCCCACGGCGAATGGAATCGCGATCCTTCTCGATCTGGGCGCGAATCCCGATTGCAAGCCGGAGAATTTAGTCCAATTCGGCATTATGGGCAGTGTCTACTCGGAGCGGGTGCGCGGCGTGAAAAATCCGCGCGTGGGCTTGGTGTCGAACGGCGAAGAAGCGGGTAAAGGGAGCGAACTCGTAAAGGTGGCGCATGTATTGCTGGCAGATTCCAACTTGAATTTTGTCGGGAACATCGAGGGGAAAGAGCTCTTCGGCGGTCATGCGGATGTGGCAGTGGCAGACGGGTTCACCGGAAATGTGTTGCTCAAATCATCGGAGGCGGTCGCCAAACTGCTGGTGGATAAGATCCGCGAGTCGATCAAGGGTGGAGGTCCGCTGACGTTGTTGGGCGGCGCGCTGATCCGTCCCGCGATGGGCAAAGTCCGCAAACTGCTCGACCCCGCGGAAGAGGGCGCGGCTCCCCTGCTGGGCGTGAATGGGCTGGCGTTTATCGGTCACGGGAGGTCGGATGCGTTTGCGATCAAGAATGCCATCCGCGTGGCAAAAGAGGCGGCAGAGTCGAAGGTGTTGGACGCGATGAAATCTGCAATTGAAGAGAGTTTGAAGAAATAA
- a CDS encoding PAS domain S-box protein, translated as MFTRIFPLPVFDDEELTRSATQLRTVTLAMLAATTLFIAVWSALVPEARLRSVYALPIYPLCFWLLNLIGKGKVKLAGSALVAGVWILLFFAASFNGGVLAPGYSGLLITILAAGIFIGREWANRVALISVIGGGVFVVLERVGVLREINEVANPMAMWVAQSTFFFIAASLLQMGTERIADALQHAQHEVEQRRKTEERLREAEKQYRELVERVPAVIYSAEPGPDGRWLYVSPGVLQLTGFAPEEWLTKPHLWYTRLDAEDLERFIAEENRALNEGAQFKMEYRFRRKDGTVIWMRDESLYVTGGAAGEEAIVQGYLLDITENKLAEERLRSNEVLLKTIIENIPFDFWVCDENDRYLLQNPISKRLAGDLIGKTVEELDLPPAIIKTYKEQHVRILGGESIREEETHEQNGKIHHLMVIGAPIRDGETVRGMIGMTIDMTEQKRAQEALRETELLYRTLVEQTSVAIYRDLAEEDGPTVYISPQIKNMLGYSPEDFLSKPDFWQSLLHPGDKNKVFNDIKQMLASGRGVASEYRMKAKNGEWVWLGDESVVIKDDEGKLLYIQGVLMDITNQKESEAQRESLIKELEEKNSELERFTYTVSHDLKAPLITMGGFLGYLEKDALSGNVEKLRLDIQRISEANHKMETLLNDLLELSRIGRKMNPPELVPFGQIMADAFIRAESRLSQKKIEVMVMTDLPSIHGDRNRLIEVMQNLLDNAAKFMGDQPNPVIEIGAETTGDEVVFFVRDNGIGIDPKFHKKVFELFDKLNPRIDGTGIGLALVKRIVEVHGGRIWVESQLGQGATFYFTLPGKK; from the coding sequence ATGTTCACACGAATCTTTCCCCTGCCCGTATTCGACGATGAAGAGTTGACGCGCTCCGCGACCCAATTAAGAACCGTTACGCTTGCCATGCTCGCGGCGACTACTCTCTTTATTGCGGTGTGGTCGGCGCTCGTGCCTGAGGCTAGGCTTCGCAGTGTCTATGCGTTGCCGATCTACCCGTTATGCTTCTGGCTGTTAAATCTGATCGGCAAAGGGAAGGTAAAACTTGCGGGAAGCGCGTTGGTGGCGGGCGTGTGGATCCTGTTATTCTTCGCCGCGTCGTTCAATGGCGGCGTGCTGGCGCCTGGGTATAGCGGATTGCTCATTACCATCCTCGCGGCTGGGATCTTCATTGGGCGCGAGTGGGCAAATCGCGTCGCGCTGATTAGCGTGATCGGCGGCGGCGTTTTTGTCGTTCTTGAGCGTGTCGGCGTCTTGCGCGAGATCAACGAAGTCGCTAACCCAATGGCAATGTGGGTCGCGCAATCGACGTTCTTTTTTATAGCCGCCAGCCTGCTTCAAATGGGCACAGAACGGATTGCCGACGCGTTACAACACGCGCAACATGAAGTCGAACAGCGACGTAAAACCGAGGAGCGTTTACGCGAAGCCGAAAAACAATACCGCGAACTGGTTGAGCGCGTGCCCGCTGTGATCTATAGCGCGGAGCCGGGACCCGACGGACGCTGGTTGTACGTCAGCCCGGGCGTGTTGCAATTAACCGGCTTTGCTCCCGAAGAATGGCTGACGAAACCCCACCTTTGGTACACGCGCCTCGATGCCGAAGACCTCGAACGATTTATTGCGGAGGAAAATCGCGCGCTGAATGAGGGCGCGCAATTCAAGATGGAATATCGCTTTCGCAGGAAGGATGGCACGGTCATCTGGATGCGGGACGAAAGTTTATATGTGACAGGCGGCGCGGCGGGCGAGGAGGCGATCGTCCAGGGATATTTGCTGGATATCACCGAAAATAAACTGGCTGAGGAAAGACTCCGCTCCAATGAAGTGTTGCTGAAGACGATCATCGAAAACATTCCATTTGATTTTTGGGTGTGCGACGAGAACGATCGCTACCTTCTGCAAAACCCCATCTCAAAACGCCTGGCGGGCGATTTAATCGGCAAAACTGTCGAGGAGTTGGACCTGCCGCCAGCGATAATTAAAACCTACAAGGAACAACATGTGCGCATTCTTGGGGGCGAATCGATACGGGAAGAAGAAACCCATGAACAAAACGGGAAGATTCATCACTTAATGGTGATCGGAGCGCCGATCCGAGACGGCGAAACAGTGCGGGGCATGATCGGCATGACGATCGATATGACCGAGCAAAAGCGGGCGCAGGAGGCTTTACGCGAAACGGAGTTACTTTATCGCACTCTCGTGGAGCAGACCTCCGTCGCCATCTACCGCGATTTGGCGGAAGAGGATGGCCCTACCGTCTACATTAGCCCGCAGATCAAGAACATGCTCGGATACTCCCCCGAGGATTTTTTATCGAAACCGGATTTCTGGCAATCGCTCCTTCACCCCGGCGATAAAAACAAGGTTTTCAACGATATCAAACAAATGCTCGCCAGCGGCAGGGGCGTGGCATCGGAATACCGAATGAAAGCAAAAAATGGGGAGTGGGTTTGGTTGGGAGACGAATCTGTTGTTATTAAAGACGACGAGGGCAAACTTTTGTATATTCAGGGCGTGCTCATGGATATTACAAACCAAAAGGAATCCGAAGCGCAACGCGAATCGCTCATCAAGGAGCTGGAGGAAAAAAACTCCGAGTTGGAACGCTTCACCTACACCGTGTCTCACGACTTGAAAGCGCCGCTCATCACCATGGGCGGATTTCTCGGCTACCTGGAAAAAGACGCGCTGAGCGGAAATGTCGAAAAACTCAGGCTCGATATTCAACGGATCTCGGAAGCCAACCACAAAATGGAAACCTTGTTGAACGATCTGCTGGAACTCTCGCGCATCGGTAGAAAGATGAACCCGCCGGAACTCGTTCCCTTTGGGCAGATCATGGCAGATGCTTTTATTCGCGCGGAGAGCCGCTTAAGCCAGAAAAAGATCGAGGTGATGGTGATGACCGACCTGCCCTCGATCCATGGAGACCGCAACCGGCTGATCGAGGTGATGCAAAACCTGCTGGACAATGCCGCAAAGTTTATGGGCGATCAGCCCAACCCGGTCATCGAGATCGGCGCCGAAACCACCGGGGACGAGGTCGTCTTTTTCGTGCGCGATAACGGCATCGGCATCGACCCAAAATTTCACAAAAAGGTATTCGAATTATTCGATAAATTGAATCCCCGCATCGACGGGACGGGCATCGGACTCGCGCTGGTCAAGCGCATCGTCGAGGTGCATGGCGGCAGGATCTGGGTCGAATCGCAGCTGGGGCAGGGCGCAACATTTTACTTCACGCTCCCGGGCAAAAAATAA
- a CDS encoding amino acid ABC transporter ATP-binding protein, giving the protein MKPIVQISNLDKYFGRLHVLKNISLDVQPREVVCLIGRSGSGKSTLLRCINFLEEPSNGIIQVDGVTVESHGRGKEHRQLIHDVRLKTGMVFQEFNLFPHMSVLENVIEGPVTVKGMDHAEAVALAEENLDSVGMLFKKDEYPARLSGGQKQRVAIARALTMQPRVMLFDEPTSALDPELIGEVLNVMKKVAKDGMTMLVVTHEMGFAREVADRVLVLGEGEIIEDAKPSTLFSKPKDPRTKALIDRYRTGGH; this is encoded by the coding sequence ATGAAACCTATTGTGCAAATTTCCAACCTTGATAAATATTTCGGGCGCTTGCATGTGCTGAAAAATATTTCGCTCGATGTTCAGCCGCGCGAAGTGGTCTGCCTGATCGGACGAAGCGGCTCTGGGAAAAGCACGCTCTTGCGGTGTATCAATTTCCTCGAAGAGCCGTCGAACGGAATCATCCAAGTCGATGGGGTTACTGTCGAAAGTCACGGACGCGGCAAAGAGCATCGCCAGCTCATTCACGACGTGCGGCTCAAGACAGGCATGGTGTTTCAAGAGTTCAACCTCTTTCCGCACATGAGCGTGTTGGAAAACGTCATCGAGGGACCTGTCACAGTCAAGGGCATGGACCACGCCGAAGCCGTTGCGCTCGCCGAGGAAAATCTCGACAGCGTGGGCATGTTGTTCAAAAAAGATGAATATCCGGCGCGTCTCTCCGGCGGACAAAAACAACGCGTGGCAATCGCCCGCGCCCTCACCATGCAACCGCGCGTCATGTTGTTCGACGAACCCACCTCCGCGCTCGACCCTGAACTCATCGGCGAGGTGTTAAACGTGATGAAGAAGGTCGCCAAAGACGGCATGACCATGCTCGTGGTCACGCACGAAATGGGATTCGCGCGCGAAGTGGCAGACCGCGTGCTCGTGTTGGGTGAGGGCGAGATCATCGAAGACGCCAAACCGTCCACGCTGTTCAGCAAACCCAAAGACCCGCGCACGAAAGCGCTGATCGATCGATATCGCACCGGGGGACACTGA
- a CDS encoding amino acid ABC transporter permease codes for MGVGATWGVLLLVLIFLFSGQSILGFQTIKLDAEFMRKNLGFIGSGLGETLLISSSSILLAICLALLAALGRLSTFPPIYALSTFYVSLIRGTPLYLQIFFFFLALPQLGINLSGFTAGVFALGLNYGAYMSETFRAGLASVSKGQREAAAAIGMTPGQTMRRVILPQALRFAIPPMGNDFISMTKDSALVAATGFVHEVMWRAVKVGRAQFNNLEALLMAAMFYWIMTLILTFFQSRLEARLAKGDR; via the coding sequence ATGGGCGTCGGCGCGACATGGGGCGTGTTATTGCTGGTCTTAATTTTTTTGTTCAGCGGACAGAGTATTCTAGGCTTTCAAACGATTAAACTCGACGCCGAGTTCATGAGGAAAAACCTTGGGTTTATCGGCTCCGGTCTCGGGGAAACTCTTCTCATTTCATCATCGTCCATTCTACTGGCAATCTGTTTGGCATTGCTGGCGGCGCTGGGAAGGCTTTCAACATTTCCACCCATTTATGCCCTGAGCACATTTTACGTTTCATTGATTCGCGGCACGCCGCTCTACCTCCAGATCTTTTTCTTTTTCCTGGCGCTTCCGCAATTAGGCATCAACTTAAGCGGCTTTACGGCTGGCGTGTTCGCGCTCGGATTAAACTACGGCGCATACATGAGCGAGACCTTCCGCGCCGGGCTGGCATCGGTAAGTAAAGGGCAACGCGAAGCCGCCGCCGCAATCGGCATGACGCCCGGGCAAACCATGCGCCGCGTCATCTTGCCGCAAGCCTTGCGGTTCGCCATCCCGCCCATGGGCAACGACTTCATCTCGATGACGAAAGACTCGGCGTTGGTCGCCGCGACCGGTTTCGTCCATGAGGTGATGTGGCGCGCAGTCAAAGTGGGACGCGCTCAATTCAACAATCTGGAAGCCCTGCTGATGGCGGCTATGTTTTACTGGATAATGACTTTGATCCTGACATTTTTCCAATCACGGTTGGAAGCGCGTCTTGCCAAAGGGGATCGCTAA
- a CDS encoding transporter substrate-binding domain-containing protein, which translates to MKNLYKVLVVGIVAALLLTACGGGSGGKADDLLSAIKQRGYILVSTDPNYEPQSFLNTEGKRPADTKCPSDALTTAEMQGFDVDAAIAIGDALGVETCFATPSWDTITAGSWADKWDVSVGSMTVTTARQEVLDFSVPYYYTPAVIAVRADAGITSLADLEGQALCVGTATTYESWLNHDMAGLGLPEASIYAEAPNVTVVPLETDQECAQAIAAGREDFIGYVTSETVVDANIAEGFPVVKLGSPVFSEDLAAAFDKTSSLSAATLLAEVNKVFTKMHEEGKLSELSLKWFDIDLTQAPN; encoded by the coding sequence ATGAAGAATCTTTACAAAGTGCTGGTCGTTGGTATCGTTGCCGCGCTCTTGCTCACCGCATGCGGCGGCGGAAGCGGCGGAAAAGCGGATGATTTGCTGAGCGCGATCAAACAACGCGGTTACATCCTCGTTTCGACCGATCCCAACTACGAGCCGCAATCGTTCCTGAACACCGAGGGCAAACGTCCTGCCGATACGAAATGTCCGTCAGACGCGTTGACCACTGCCGAGATGCAAGGCTTTGACGTGGACGCCGCCATCGCCATCGGCGACGCGCTCGGTGTGGAAACCTGCTTCGCCACCCCATCGTGGGATACGATCACTGCCGGTTCGTGGGCTGACAAGTGGGATGTAAGCGTTGGCTCGATGACCGTCACCACCGCCCGCCAGGAAGTCCTCGATTTCAGCGTGCCGTACTATTACACCCCGGCGGTTATCGCGGTTCGCGCCGATGCGGGCATCACCTCCCTCGCCGATCTCGAGGGGCAAGCCCTCTGCGTTGGCACCGCCACCACCTACGAATCTTGGCTCAACCATGATATGGCTGGCTTGGGATTGCCCGAAGCATCTATTTATGCCGAAGCGCCGAACGTAACCGTGGTTCCGCTCGAGACCGATCAGGAATGCGCCCAAGCCATCGCCGCAGGTCGTGAAGATTTCATAGGCTATGTCACATCGGAAACCGTCGTAGATGCGAATATCGCCGAAGGCTTCCCGGTCGTCAAACTCGGTTCCCCAGTGTTCTCAGAGGATCTCGCCGCCGCATTCGACAAGACCTCCAGCCTGTCTGCCGCAACACTTCTTGCTGAGGTCAACAAAGTTTTCACGAAAATGCACGAAGAAGGTAAACTCTCGGAACTCTCGCTCAAATGGTTCGATATTGATCTGACCCAGGCTCCCAACTAG
- a CDS encoding acyltransferase: MGSDLNTTANETSGKMLALEGIRGIAALVVIFDHLHLAFFVGIDKMIASYLNAHFPFFLSKAGQYFVTGLHDGNFAVWVFWVMSAFVLSRKYFQLTKANRNLESAEYLTRSVIKRYPRLFVPILASVLFAFVILSAGGMTNNDLGERLGTHTSQGWLFTFYEFEPSLTQAVKSAVWDTFFNFNRDTTYNTVLWTMQPEFFGSVFLFGFLSLFGNKGMRWFAYPLILIVLYFKELHWLNAFLLGIILCDLYVHTTIYSRLGQIFGMWWIQIISGISIMVLIGAPNYGQVFHLIIAAGLVALALSFSGFAKLFSSRLSVYLGKISFSLYLVHVPILCSATGLIYRITEAYMPYPSSAIATSLLTIALSILTAHIFYEYADRQGVILGGKLANALNSSNR; the protein is encoded by the coding sequence ATGGGAAGCGACCTGAATACAACCGCAAACGAAACTTCAGGAAAGATGCTGGCATTGGAGGGTATCCGAGGCATCGCCGCGCTAGTCGTGATCTTCGATCACTTGCACCTCGCGTTCTTCGTGGGAATCGATAAGATGATCGCATCGTACTTAAATGCTCATTTTCCATTCTTCTTGTCCAAAGCGGGTCAATATTTCGTAACCGGCCTCCACGATGGGAATTTCGCCGTTTGGGTCTTCTGGGTCATGTCGGCGTTCGTGCTCAGCAGGAAATATTTCCAACTCACGAAGGCGAATCGCAATCTCGAAAGCGCGGAATATCTGACCAGAAGCGTGATCAAAAGATACCCAAGATTGTTCGTCCCGATTCTGGCTTCGGTCTTATTTGCGTTCGTGATCCTGTCCGCTGGCGGGATGACCAATAACGATCTGGGTGAACGGTTGGGGACTCATACAAGCCAGGGGTGGCTGTTTACTTTCTACGAATTTGAGCCTTCCCTGACACAAGCAGTTAAATCAGCCGTATGGGATACATTCTTCAATTTCAACCGCGACACAACGTACAATACCGTCCTCTGGACAATGCAGCCTGAGTTCTTCGGGTCCGTCTTTCTTTTTGGCTTTCTCAGCCTCTTTGGAAATAAAGGAATGCGATGGTTTGCATACCCGCTTATTCTCATCGTACTTTATTTTAAAGAACTACACTGGTTGAACGCTTTCCTACTGGGAATTATCCTGTGCGATCTCTATGTGCATACGACAATCTATTCAAGGCTAGGTCAAATATTTGGCATGTGGTGGATCCAGATCATATCCGGCATATCCATCATGGTTCTCATCGGAGCTCCGAATTACGGACAGGTATTTCATCTCATCATTGCGGCGGGGTTGGTCGCCCTTGCGCTGTCCTTTTCTGGGTTTGCAAAATTATTTTCATCCCGTCTTTCGGTCTATTTGGGAAAAATTTCTTTTTCCTTGTATCTGGTCCACGTCCCCATCTTATGCAGCGCCACTGGTTTGATCTATAGAATCACAGAAGCGTACATGCCATATCCATCTTCGGCGATAGCGACATCGCTCCTTACAATCGCGCTAAGCATTCTGACCGCGCACATATTTTATGAATACGCCGATAGGCAAGGAGTTATTTTAGGCGGAAAACTTGCGAACGCCCTAAATTCTTCAAACCGATAA
- a CDS encoding NAD(P)H-hydrate dehydratase → MKLVTVSQMQAIEKEADSKGLTFDRMMQNAGQGLAEVVADLFVDEEQLEVVGLVGPGNNGGDTLVALTALAEEGWKARSYLVKRKKDDLVKQFVDAGGNIFSGDDAFDQLGESLETADVLLDGVLGTGIKLPLKKEVAELLSEVGDLLDSLDESPLVIAVDCPSGVDCDSGEVADETLHADVTVTMAAVKQGLLNLPAFEYVGELKVVDIGLPIELPSLKNLQTEVADEDSVSALLPERALDSHKGTFGTALIAAGSVNYTGAVVLAGEAAYRAGAGLVQLAIPASIHAAVAGQVPEATWVLLPHSTGVIASSASEVLSKNFERATALLIGPGLGTENTTKEFIENLLAGKSTPKKSAIGFVHEESDSNAAEKNSLPPLVVDADGLRLLAQIKDWHTKLPAPAILTPHPGEMSALTGLSKEEIQEDRQAIAVKYAKEWGHVVVLKGAFTAIASPDGRTTIIPVASPALARAGTGDVLAGLIVGLRAQGLDAYDAAVAGAWIHAQAGLYAADDLGTTASVMASDVLNSISDVLSDLE, encoded by the coding sequence ATGAAACTTGTCACTGTCTCACAAATGCAAGCCATCGAAAAAGAAGCCGACTCAAAAGGCTTGACCTTTGATCGAATGATGCAAAACGCCGGTCAGGGATTGGCGGAAGTCGTTGCCGACCTTTTCGTTGATGAGGAACAGCTCGAGGTCGTCGGCTTGGTTGGTCCCGGCAACAACGGAGGGGATACCCTCGTCGCGTTGACCGCGCTTGCCGAAGAAGGTTGGAAGGCAAGATCATACCTCGTCAAGCGCAAGAAAGATGATCTGGTCAAACAATTTGTTGATGCGGGCGGGAATATTTTTTCGGGCGACGATGCTTTCGATCAACTTGGCGAATCTCTCGAAACGGCCGATGTACTTCTCGATGGCGTCCTCGGCACAGGCATCAAACTCCCTCTGAAAAAAGAAGTTGCCGAATTGCTTTCCGAAGTTGGCGACCTGCTCGACAGCCTCGACGAATCTCCGCTCGTGATCGCGGTGGATTGTCCGTCGGGCGTTGACTGCGATTCTGGCGAAGTTGCAGATGAAACCCTTCACGCGGATGTGACGGTGACCATGGCGGCGGTCAAGCAGGGATTGTTGAACCTGCCTGCCTTTGAGTATGTCGGCGAGCTAAAAGTTGTGGACATCGGCTTGCCCATTGAGCTGCCTTCGCTCAAAAATTTGCAAACGGAAGTAGCGGATGAAGATTCTGTCTCCGCGCTTCTGCCGGAGCGCGCCCTCGATTCGCACAAAGGGACATTTGGTACGGCTCTCATCGCGGCGGGATCCGTCAACTACACCGGGGCAGTCGTCCTTGCGGGAGAGGCGGCGTATCGCGCGGGAGCGGGATTGGTCCAATTGGCGATCCCCGCGTCCATCCACGCGGCAGTCGCAGGTCAGGTTCCCGAAGCGACGTGGGTCTTGCTCCCACATTCAACAGGCGTAATCGCATCCAGCGCATCCGAAGTGTTATCGAAAAATTTTGAGCGAGCGACAGCGTTATTGATCGGTCCCGGTTTGGGAACGGAAAACACGACAAAAGAATTCATCGAGAATTTGCTGGCTGGCAAATCAACGCCGAAAAAATCCGCGATTGGTTTTGTGCATGAAGAAAGCGATTCAAATGCGGCGGAGAAAAATTCCCTACCGCCATTGGTCGTTGACGCGGACGGACTGCGTTTGCTCGCGCAGATCAAAGACTGGCACACGAAATTACCTGCGCCCGCGATTCTCACGCCGCACCCCGGCGAAATGTCCGCGTTGACCGGGTTGTCGAAAGAAGAAATTCAAGAGGATCGGCAAGCAATTGCCGTCAAGTATGCAAAAGAGTGGGGACATGTCGTTGTTTTGAAAGGCGCGTTCACCGCGATTGCTTCGCCCGATGGAAGGACAACCATTATCCCGGTCGCATCGCCCGCGTTAGCCCGCGCAGGGACAGGTGATGTGCTTGCCGGTCTGATCGTCGGCTTACGCGCGCAAGGACTCGATGCGTACGACGCGGCAGTTGCCGGCGCATGGATTCACGCGCAAGCCGGTCTCTACGCCGCAGACGATCTCGGCACAACCGCCTCAGTCATGGCAAGCGATGTGTTGAATTCGATCTCGGATGTATTGAGTGATTTGGAGTAA
- a CDS encoding SPFH domain-containing protein produces MARIFDVIEYPNEMRDEIVHRFPETGIGDYRIGSQVIVRESQAAVFFRDGNALDVFGAGRHTIATANIPKIIDLIGKAFNDRTPFPAEVYFVSLKEFANEKWGTPQPIIVRNPGMGLGVALLQGFGTYSFQVKDPQQFVTQVVGAQGSYRTADIEERLKTMLLSKLQDALGETTAAKSVVDLIGLTEEIGAAVRAKAQDDFEALGMALKTFYIGNLKPSSKSAQELRDMGMLDMATYTQLQAADAMRDAAQNEGGGAGLTAGIGAGMGIGNIMGQALQGGFQNAAPGGAAGGAKMPDIMTPAEAAQFMKVTESDILDAINDGSLKAKKVGKAFRISKDNLEAFMNS; encoded by the coding sequence ATGGCTAGAATTTTTGACGTTATTGAATATCCAAATGAGATGCGGGATGAGATCGTCCATCGTTTTCCTGAAACGGGCATCGGCGATTATCGCATCGGCTCGCAGGTGATCGTGCGCGAGTCGCAGGCGGCGGTGTTCTTCCGCGACGGCAACGCGCTAGATGTGTTCGGAGCGGGCAGGCACACGATCGCGACTGCGAACATCCCGAAGATCATTGATCTGATCGGCAAGGCGTTCAACGACCGCACGCCCTTCCCCGCGGAAGTGTATTTTGTTTCGCTCAAAGAATTTGCAAATGAAAAATGGGGCACGCCGCAACCGATCATCGTGCGCAACCCCGGCATGGGACTCGGCGTCGCGTTGTTGCAGGGGTTTGGAACATATTCGTTCCAAGTGAAGGACCCTCAACAATTTGTGACGCAGGTTGTCGGCGCGCAAGGTTCGTATCGCACAGCGGATATTGAAGAACGCTTGAAGACCATGTTGCTCTCGAAATTGCAGGATGCGCTCGGCGAGACGACAGCCGCAAAAAGCGTCGTGGATCTGATCGGGCTGACCGAAGAGATCGGCGCCGCTGTCCGCGCGAAGGCGCAGGATGATTTTGAAGCGCTCGGCATGGCGCTCAAAACTTTCTACATCGGCAACTTGAAGCCCTCGAGCAAGTCGGCGCAGGAACTCCGCGACATGGGCATGCTCGACATGGCGACCTACACTCAACTGCAAGCCGCGGACGCGATGCGCGATGCCGCGCAAAACGAGGGCGGCGGAGCGGGTCTCACCGCAGGAATCGGCGCGGGCATGGGTATCGGCAACATTATGGGACAGGCTCTGCAAGGCGGATTCCAAAACGCGGCGCCCGGCGGAGCGGCTGGCGGCGCGAAAATGCCGGACATCATGACCCCCGCGGAAGCCGCGCAGTTCATGAAGGTGACAGAGTCTGATATTTTGGACGCGATCAATGACGGAAGCCTGAAAGCCAAAAAAGTCGGCAAAGCATTCCGCATCAGCAAGGATAACCTTGAAGCGTTCATGAACAGTTAG
- a CDS encoding XdhC family protein produces the protein MNSIFQALSELEKNNESAALCTVTKSEGSTPRHVGSKMLVYPDGKFIGTVGGGDLEHRVLDEAWMAISDGKPRSLVYNLVSPTRGDPGVCGGTVEVFVEPILPPAMIVVIGGGHVGKAVVHLAKWLGFRVAVSDDRAEFCNPESVPGADAYYPVPMAELPSQLKLTRQTFLVVTSRGSGVDAAGLPPLLESKAAYVGVIGSKRRWLTTVKALKEKGVSDELIARAHSPMGLELNAETPEEIAVSIMAEILMLRDKGTGKMMKD, from the coding sequence ATGAATTCGATCTTTCAAGCCCTCTCAGAACTCGAAAAAAATAACGAATCCGCCGCGCTTTGCACGGTGACAAAAAGCGAAGGGTCGACGCCGCGTCACGTGGGGAGCAAAATGCTCGTTTACCCCGATGGAAAATTCATCGGCACCGTCGGCGGCGGGGACTTGGAACACCGCGTCCTCGATGAGGCGTGGATGGCGATCAGCGACGGCAAGCCGCGCTCGCTAGTGTATAACCTCGTCAGCCCGACGCGCGGCGACCCGGGTGTGTGCGGCGGAACTGTGGAGGTGTTTGTGGAACCGATCCTTCCTCCCGCGATGATCGTCGTCATCGGCGGCGGACATGTGGGTAAGGCAGTCGTCCATTTGGCGAAGTGGCTGGGATTCCGAGTCGCCGTCAGCGATGATCGCGCGGAGTTTTGCAATCCCGAGTCGGTGCCGGGGGCTGACGCGTATTACCCAGTTCCGATGGCGGAGTTGCCGAGTCAACTCAAATTGACGCGCCAAACCTTCCTAGTGGTAACCAGCCGTGGATCCGGAGTCGACGCGGCGGGTCTGCCTCCGCTGCTTGAATCGAAGGCGGCATACGTCGGCGTCATCGGCTCGAAACGCAGGTGGCTGACGACGGTCAAGGCGTTGAAAGAAAAAGGCGTGTCCGATGAATTGATCGCGCGCGCGCATTCGCCGATGGGTCTGGAGTTGAACGCCGAAACGCCGGAGGAGATCGCGGTGAGCATCATGGCAGAAATTTTGATGCTGCGCGATAAGGGGACGGGAAAGATGATGAAAGATTAG